The following proteins come from a genomic window of Lolium rigidum isolate FL_2022 chromosome 5, APGP_CSIRO_Lrig_0.1, whole genome shotgun sequence:
- the LOC124654174 gene encoding probable flavin-containing monooxygenase 1, translating to MEHRAKRVAVVGAGTSGLAACKHLLARGFRPVVFEAGESVGGLWTRTLASTRLQSPAAGYRYSDFPWPDSADAFPRHDQVVDYLAAYARRFGVDECVRFRSTVVAAEYVGAEPEDAANRWERWASNGEAFGDGTGVWRLTVRQHGGSQKEPETETHEFDFLILSIGRVSGVPNIPSSFPANGGPEAFRGQVLHSMELSNMEDANAAALLKGKRVAVVGAGKTAYEIATECAEANGAGLPCTMVCRNPRMLLNRPDVWGKVSIAYLYMNRFAELMVPKPGAGAASRLIAALLAPLAWAISAATGAWYRREIPMRKYGMEPGQGFARCVSSCLISMLPDGFYDRVKEGSVVLARSKAFSFCADGLVLDGGGEKQRVVPADVVILATGFRGDQKLRDMFVSPRVKDIIAGAPLYRECVHPRVAQMAVLGYAEGLNNIYAAEMAAKWVARLLDGAFRLPSVRRMEESCAEWGKYYARRSGGGGEGQSAWRPCIGAVNLWYNDELCRDMGCEHRRKKGLLAEWFQPYGAVDYADIL from the coding sequence ATGGAGCACAGGGCGAAGCGGGTGGCGGTCGTGGGCGCCGGCACGAGCGGGCTGGCGGCGTGCAAGCACCTCCTGGCGCGCGGGTTCCGGCCGGTGGTGTTCGAGGCCGGGGAGTCCGTGGGCGGGCTGTGGACGCGTACGCTCGCCTCCACCAGGCTCCAGTCCCCCGCCGCCGGATACCGCTACTCCGACTTCCCGTGGCCGGACTCCGCCGACGCGTTCCCGCGCCACGACCAGGTCGTTGACTACCTCGCCGCCTACGCGCGCCGCTTCGGCGTCGACGAGTGCGTCAGGTTCCGCagcaccgtcgtcgccgccgagtACGTTGGTGCCGAGCCGGAGGACGCGGCAAACCGGTGGGAGCGCTGGGCCAGCAACGGCGAGGCGTTCGGCGATGGCACGGGCGTCTGGCGCCTCACCGTGCGCCAACACGGCGGCAGCCAGAAGGAGCCGGAGACGGAGACGCACGAGTTCGACTTTCTGATCCTCTCCATCGGCAGGGTTAGCGGCGTGCCCAACATACCGTCGTCGTTCCCGGCCAACGGCGGCCCAGAGGCGTTTCGGGGGCAGGTGCTCCACTCCATGGAGCTCTCCAACATGGAAGACGCGAACGCCGCTGCGCTGTTGAAGGGCAAGCGCGTGGCCGTCGTGGGCGCCGGCAAGACGGCCTACGAAATCGCCACGGAGTGCGCAGAGGCCAACGGCGCGGGGCTGCCGTGCACTATGGTGTGCCGGAACCCGCGGATGCTGCTGAACCGCCCGGACGTGTGGGGCAAGGTCAGCATCGCGTACCTCTACATGAACCGCTTCGCCGAGCTCATGGTCCCCAAGCctggcgccggcgccgcctcccgcCTCATCGCCGCGCTGCTCGCGCCGTTGGCCTGGGCGATATCGGCGGCGACGGGGGCGTGGTACCGGAGGGAGATCCCCATGCGGAAGTACGGGATGGAACCCGGGCAAGGGTTCGCGAGGTGCGTGTCGTCGTGCCTCATCTCCATGCTGCCCGACGGGTTCTACGACAGGGTGAAGGAAGGCAGCGTCGTCCTCGCCAGGTCCAAAGCATTCAGCTTCTGCGCCGACGGCCTagtgctcgacggcggcggcgagaagCAGCGCGTCGTGCCGGCCGACGTGGTGATCCTGGCCACCGGCTTCCGCGGCGACCAGAAGCTGAGGGACATGTTCGTGTCGCCGCGGGTGAAGGACATCATCGCCGGCGCGCCGCTGTACAGGGAGTGCGTGCACCCGCGGGTCGCGCAGATGGCGGTGCTGGGCTACGCGGAGGGGCTCAACAACATATACGCCGCCGAGATGGCGGCCAAGTGGGTGGCGCGGCTGCTGGACGGCGCGTTCCGGCTGCCGAGCGTGCGGCGGATGGAGGAGAGCTGCGCGGAGTGGGGGAAATACTACGCGCGGAGGAGCGGGGGCGGCGGGGAGGGCCAGAGCGCGTGGAGGCCGTGCATCGGCGCCGTGAACCTGTGGTACAACGACGAGCTTTGCCGCGACATGGGGTGCGAGCACAGGAGGAAGAAGGGGTTACTCGCCGAGTGGTTCCAGCCCTACGGGGCTGTCGACTACGCCGACATTCTGTGA